The following proteins are encoded in a genomic region of Nocardioides renjunii:
- a CDS encoding MMPL family transporter, protein MLEDLGRLLHRWRRWVLGTWTVLVLLGAVLGGSVFDLAQTPDPLRGDAESALVADRLEAADPEGELVVAVLSGSDVLAVDLVDQASRVLYDLREQPGVHEVRDPWTSGAQDLVSADGTGTVVTVEIDPGLDHDAALEVADRVADRLRTIAVPTVLVGGPLLAEEAFAEQAVTDAARGEGVAVLVLVVVLALALGGLVAGLVPVATALGAVAAALLVLASLARLTPVSEYAVNVVTLLGLGLAVDYALLVLARFREERARQGRRTDGPGAVADALATTVATAGRAVLVSGLTVGTALAGLLLLGDPVLSPMAVGGLVAVGVATAAGLTLVPALLAVAHRRVPPPAPGRPLGGTPSPDALLPRLARTAQRRPWPVLVGCTALLLLLAAPLLSLDLRNSDTRSLPRDSEPRLAQQVVDRDHPDLRTTPLTLLADAAPDSPQVATLMADVGAMPEVADVLLLDPMPDGTSQVLVEPAGPSDGPQAQALVDRLREADLGVPVLVGGPAAELVDTRTALADRLPMALLLVVLATGALLGGLSRSVVIPVKAVLLNLLSLGATLGVVVTIFQWGWGSSLLGFDSWGALDLTTPLLLFMFAFGLSMDYHVFLVARIREAWEGPRSRRTSGARAHNDAAVLEGIVATGPVVTLAAVAIVIVFLGFAAGELVAVKEIGVGMTVAVLLDVTVVRGLMLPAAMTLLGRWNWWLPGRPPPA, encoded by the coding sequence GTGCTCGAGGACCTGGGACGCCTGCTGCACCGCTGGCGGCGGTGGGTCCTCGGCACCTGGACCGTGCTCGTCCTCCTCGGCGCCGTCCTCGGTGGATCGGTGTTCGACCTCGCGCAGACCCCCGACCCCCTGCGCGGGGACGCCGAGTCCGCGCTCGTGGCCGACCGCCTCGAGGCCGCCGACCCCGAGGGCGAGCTCGTCGTCGCCGTCCTCTCCGGCAGCGACGTCCTGGCCGTCGACCTCGTCGACCAGGCCAGCCGGGTGCTGTACGACCTGCGCGAGCAGCCGGGCGTGCACGAGGTGCGCGACCCCTGGACGAGCGGAGCGCAGGACCTGGTCTCCGCCGACGGGACCGGCACCGTGGTGACCGTCGAGATCGACCCCGGCCTCGACCACGACGCCGCCCTGGAGGTCGCCGATCGCGTGGCGGACCGGCTGCGCACGATCGCCGTGCCGACCGTCCTGGTCGGCGGACCGCTGCTGGCGGAGGAGGCCTTCGCCGAGCAGGCCGTCACCGACGCCGCGCGGGGCGAGGGCGTCGCCGTCCTCGTCCTCGTCGTCGTGCTCGCGCTCGCGCTGGGCGGCCTCGTGGCCGGGCTCGTCCCGGTGGCCACCGCCCTGGGCGCCGTGGCGGCCGCCCTCCTCGTGCTCGCGTCGCTGGCCCGCCTCACCCCGGTCAGCGAGTACGCCGTCAACGTGGTGACGCTCCTGGGGCTGGGCCTGGCCGTCGACTACGCGCTGCTGGTGCTGGCGCGGTTCCGTGAGGAACGGGCGCGGCAGGGACGGCGTACGGACGGCCCGGGCGCGGTCGCCGACGCGCTTGCGACGACCGTCGCGACCGCCGGCCGCGCGGTGCTCGTCTCGGGGCTGACCGTCGGGACCGCGCTGGCCGGCCTGCTCCTCCTCGGCGACCCGGTGCTGTCGCCGATGGCCGTGGGCGGGCTGGTGGCCGTGGGCGTCGCCACCGCCGCCGGGCTCACCCTCGTCCCCGCCCTGCTCGCGGTCGCACACCGGCGGGTCCCCCCACCGGCCCCCGGCCGGCCGCTCGGCGGCACCCCGAGCCCCGACGCGCTGCTCCCCCGTCTGGCCCGGACGGCCCAGCGCCGGCCGTGGCCGGTGCTGGTGGGGTGCACCGCACTCCTCCTGCTGCTCGCGGCGCCGCTGCTGTCGCTGGACCTGCGCAACTCCGACACCCGGTCACTGCCCCGCGACAGCGAGCCGCGGCTCGCCCAGCAGGTCGTCGACCGCGACCACCCGGACCTCCGCACGACCCCGCTCACGCTCCTCGCGGACGCAGCGCCGGACTCGCCGCAGGTCGCCACGCTCATGGCCGACGTCGGCGCGATGCCCGAGGTGGCCGACGTGCTGCTCCTCGACCCGATGCCCGACGGCACCAGCCAGGTGCTGGTCGAGCCCGCCGGCCCCAGCGACGGCCCGCAGGCCCAGGCCCTGGTCGACCGGCTGCGCGAGGCGGACCTCGGTGTCCCCGTGCTGGTCGGCGGGCCGGCGGCCGAGCTGGTGGACACGCGGACGGCGCTCGCCGACCGGCTGCCAATGGCGCTGCTGCTCGTGGTGCTGGCGACCGGGGCGCTGCTCGGGGGGCTGAGCAGGTCGGTGGTGATCCCGGTCAAGGCGGTGCTGCTCAACCTCCTGTCGCTCGGCGCGACGCTCGGCGTGGTCGTCACGATCTTCCAGTGGGGCTGGGGCTCCTCCCTGCTCGGCTTCGACTCGTGGGGAGCGCTCGACCTGACCACTCCCCTGCTGCTGTTCATGTTCGCCTTCGGGCTGTCGATGGACTACCACGTCTTCCTCGTCGCGCGGATCCGCGAGGCGTGGGAGGGCCCGCGGAGCCGCCGGACCTCCGGGGCGCGGGCGCACAACGACGCGGCCGTGCTCGAGGGCATCGTCGCGACCGGGCCGGTCGTCACCCTCGCCGCCGTCGCGATCGTCATCGTCTTCCTCGGCTTCGCCGCCGGCGAGCTCGTGGCGGTCAAGGAGATCGGCGTCGGCATGACGGTCGCCGTCCTGCTCGACGTGACCGTCGTCCGCGGGCTCATGCTGCCCGCTGCGATGACCCTCCTCGGCCGCTGGAACTGGTGGCTGCCCGGACGTCCGCCGCCCGCCTAG
- a CDS encoding class I SAM-dependent methyltransferase — translation MDAEAWDERYAASELVWSREPNRLVAAELADLPPGTAVDLGAGEGRNALWLASRGWSATAVDFSQVALDKGARLADDLSGGQDGGPDGGPGVTWVCADATTWQPPDPVDLVVIAYLQLPAADRRRAVRGAAGMLRPGGTLLLVAHDSTNLAEGTGGPQDPAVLMTAEDVLADLSGIDVEVVRAERVARVVQPADEHGGAQRRTAWDCVVRVVRS, via the coding sequence ATGGACGCCGAGGCCTGGGACGAGCGCTACGCCGCCAGCGAGCTGGTCTGGTCGCGCGAGCCCAACCGGTTGGTCGCCGCCGAGCTGGCCGACCTCCCTCCCGGGACGGCGGTCGACCTCGGCGCCGGCGAGGGCCGCAACGCCCTCTGGCTCGCCTCCCGCGGCTGGTCGGCCACGGCGGTCGACTTCTCGCAGGTCGCGCTCGACAAGGGGGCCCGGCTGGCGGACGACCTCAGTGGTGGGCAGGACGGTGGGCCCGACGGTGGGCCCGGCGTCACGTGGGTCTGCGCCGACGCGACGACCTGGCAGCCGCCGGACCCGGTCGACCTCGTCGTCATCGCCTACCTCCAGCTGCCCGCCGCCGACCGGCGACGTGCGGTGCGCGGAGCGGCGGGGATGCTGCGCCCCGGCGGGACGCTGCTGCTCGTCGCGCACGACTCGACGAACCTCGCCGAGGGCACCGGCGGGCCGCAGGACCCAGCCGTGCTGATGACGGCCGAGGACGTGCTGGCCGACCTGTCGGGGATCGACGTGGAGGTGGTGCGAGCCGAGCGCGTCGCGCGCGTGGTGCAGCCGGCCGACGAGCACGGCGGCGCCCAGCGGCGTACGGCCTGGGACTGCGTCGTGCGGGTGGTGCGGTCCTAG
- the mca gene encoding mycothiol conjugate amidase Mca translates to MAQPSADRRTPEPRAGLRLMHVHAHPDDESSKGAASTAKYVAEGVDVHVVTCTGGERGSVLNAKMDRPEVWENITEIRREEMHRARDILGIRQDWLGFVDSGWPEGDPLPPLPEGCFALVPLEEATERLVRLIREFRPHVLTTYDERGGYPHPDHVRCHEVSVAAYAAAGDPDRFPEAGEPWQPMKLYYHHGWSWAKTNALHEAMLAHDLESPYTERLAKWEREPEWDDRITTRVPCGDWFGVRDQALLAHATQIDPDGMWFAIPREIQQTVWPTEDYELVESTVESTLPEDDLFAGIPTPAP, encoded by the coding sequence ATGGCCCAGCCCTCCGCAGACCGGCGCACGCCCGAGCCCCGCGCCGGACTCCGACTCATGCACGTCCACGCCCACCCCGACGACGAGTCGAGCAAGGGCGCCGCGTCCACCGCGAAGTACGTCGCCGAGGGGGTCGACGTCCACGTCGTCACCTGCACCGGCGGCGAGCGCGGCTCGGTGCTCAACGCCAAGATGGACCGCCCCGAGGTCTGGGAGAACATCACCGAGATCCGGCGCGAGGAGATGCACCGCGCCCGCGACATCCTCGGCATCCGGCAGGACTGGCTGGGCTTCGTGGACTCCGGCTGGCCCGAGGGCGACCCGCTGCCGCCGCTGCCCGAGGGCTGCTTCGCGCTCGTCCCGCTCGAGGAGGCGACCGAGCGCCTGGTGCGGCTGATCCGCGAGTTCCGCCCGCACGTGCTGACGACGTACGACGAGCGCGGGGGCTACCCCCACCCCGACCACGTCCGCTGCCACGAGGTCTCCGTCGCGGCCTATGCCGCTGCCGGCGACCCCGACCGCTTCCCCGAGGCGGGGGAGCCGTGGCAGCCGATGAAGCTCTACTACCACCACGGCTGGAGCTGGGCGAAGACCAACGCCCTGCACGAGGCGATGCTCGCCCACGACCTGGAGTCGCCCTACACCGAGCGCCTCGCGAAGTGGGAGCGTGAGCCGGAGTGGGACGACCGGATCACCACGCGCGTGCCGTGCGGCGACTGGTTCGGGGTCCGTGACCAGGCCCTGCTGGCGCACGCGACGCAGATCGACCCCGACGGCATGTGGTTCGCCATCCCGCGCGAGATCCAGCAGACCGTCTGGCCGACCGAGGACTACGAGCTGGTCGAGTCCACGGTGGAGTCGACGCTGCCGGAGGACGACCTGTTCGCCGGGATCCCGACCCCCGCGCCCTAG
- a CDS encoding DUF4307 domain-containing protein — MTTDLAERYGAPAPWRRPVTIGVAVLVAVVGLTWLAWTAWFHSTPAVTSEVITYDVTGDHEVRSRVNVELADDVEATCRVRAYSEDHTTVGELAFTPVDGTNEVVIRTERRATTVEKLGCTAPGQPRPR; from the coding sequence GTGACCACCGACCTCGCCGAACGGTACGGCGCACCCGCGCCGTGGCGCCGCCCCGTCACCATCGGCGTCGCGGTCCTCGTCGCCGTGGTCGGGCTGACCTGGCTGGCGTGGACGGCGTGGTTCCACAGCACGCCCGCGGTCACCTCCGAGGTGATCACCTACGACGTCACCGGCGACCACGAGGTCCGCTCCCGGGTCAACGTCGAGCTCGCCGACGACGTCGAGGCGACCTGCCGGGTGCGTGCCTACTCCGAGGACCACACGACGGTCGGCGAGCTGGCCTTCACGCCCGTCGACGGCACCAACGAGGTGGTCATCCGCACCGAGCGGCGCGCCACCACGGTCGAGAAGCTCGGGTGCACCGCACCCGGCCAGCCCCGCCCCCGCTGA
- the greA gene encoding transcription elongation factor GreA: MTDQGTIWLTQEAYDKLQAELEDLKGPKRQEIIERISAARDEGDLKENGGYHAAKDEQGKQEARIRQLEDILRKAEVGETPPNDGVVEPGMVVTVDFGGGDTEKFLLGARENLTEGDDLDVYSPQSAMGAAINGKSKGDEVTYTAPSGKDLTVTIVDAEPYQP; this comes from the coding sequence ATGACCGACCAGGGCACCATCTGGCTGACCCAGGAGGCCTACGACAAGCTGCAGGCCGAGCTCGAGGACCTCAAGGGTCCCAAGCGCCAGGAGATCATCGAGCGCATCTCCGCCGCCCGTGACGAGGGCGACCTCAAGGAGAACGGCGGCTATCACGCCGCCAAGGACGAGCAGGGCAAGCAGGAGGCCCGCATCCGCCAGCTCGAGGACATCCTCCGCAAGGCCGAGGTCGGTGAGACGCCGCCCAACGACGGCGTCGTGGAGCCCGGCATGGTCGTGACCGTCGACTTCGGCGGCGGCGACACCGAGAAGTTCCTCCTCGGCGCCCGCGAGAACCTCACCGAGGGCGACGACCTCGACGTCTACTCGCCCCAGTCCGCCATGGGCGCCGCGATCAACGGCAAGTCCAAGGGCGACGAGGTCACCTACACCGCGCCCAGCGGCAAGGACCTCACCGTCACCATCGTCGACGCGGAGCCCTACCAGCCCTGA
- the ilvA gene encoding threonine ammonia-lyase, with protein sequence MTQQVTLADVLEARKALEGLTVTTPMEESRWLSTLVGGPVSLKCENLQRTGSFKSRGAYVRMSRLSAEERANGVVAASAGNHAQGVALAAATLGIRSTVFMPEGAPIPKEKATRGYGAEVVFHGRYLEDSLARAREFAAETGAVLIHPFDHVDIVAGQGTLGLEVLEQSPDVRTVLVPTGGGGLLAGVAIAIKGLRPDVRVVGVQAEGAAAYPGSLAAGRPVALESMTTMADGIAVGRPGDITFAAVRDHVDDIITVSEESLSQALLALIERAKQVVEPAGAAAVAAMLDNPGGFETPAVAVLSGGNIDPLLLNKVIRHGLAAAGRYLYLRVCIPDLPGGLASLLTEVGAEGANVLEVAHERISPTLNLNEVEVRIQLETRGEAHAEHLMARLRERGYRVHD encoded by the coding sequence ATGACCCAGCAGGTGACGCTCGCCGACGTGCTCGAGGCCCGCAAGGCGCTGGAGGGCCTCACCGTCACGACGCCCATGGAGGAGTCCCGCTGGCTGTCCACGCTCGTGGGCGGGCCGGTCTCGCTCAAGTGTGAGAACCTCCAGCGCACCGGCTCGTTCAAGTCACGCGGGGCCTACGTCCGGATGTCGCGGCTCTCCGCGGAGGAGCGCGCCAACGGCGTCGTCGCGGCGTCGGCGGGCAACCACGCCCAAGGTGTCGCCCTCGCCGCCGCGACGCTCGGCATCCGGTCGACGGTGTTCATGCCGGAGGGTGCCCCGATCCCCAAGGAGAAGGCGACCCGGGGCTACGGCGCCGAGGTCGTCTTCCACGGCCGCTACCTCGAGGACTCGCTCGCCCGGGCGCGGGAGTTCGCCGCGGAGACCGGCGCCGTGCTGATCCACCCCTTCGACCACGTCGACATCGTCGCGGGCCAGGGGACGCTCGGCCTCGAGGTCCTCGAGCAGTCACCCGACGTGCGCACCGTGCTGGTCCCGACCGGTGGCGGGGGACTGCTGGCCGGCGTCGCGATCGCGATCAAGGGGCTGCGCCCCGACGTACGCGTGGTGGGCGTGCAGGCCGAGGGGGCCGCCGCCTACCCGGGCTCGCTCGCCGCTGGCCGGCCCGTGGCGCTGGAGTCGATGACCACGATGGCCGACGGCATCGCGGTCGGCCGTCCGGGCGACATCACCTTCGCCGCGGTGCGCGACCACGTCGACGACATCATCACCGTCTCGGAGGAGTCGCTGTCCCAGGCGCTGCTGGCGCTGATCGAGCGCGCCAAGCAGGTCGTCGAGCCGGCCGGGGCGGCCGCGGTGGCCGCGATGCTCGACAACCCGGGCGGCTTCGAGACCCCCGCCGTGGCGGTGCTGTCCGGGGGCAACATCGACCCCCTCCTGCTCAACAAGGTGATCCGGCACGGCCTCGCCGCCGCCGGGCGCTACCTCTACCTCCGCGTCTGCATCCCCGACCTCCCCGGCGGGCTCGCGTCCCTGCTGACCGAGGTCGGCGCCGAGGGCGCCAACGTGCTCGAGGTCGCCCACGAGCGCATCTCGCCGACGCTCAACCTCAACGAGGTCGAGGTCCGCATCCAGCTCGAGACGCGCGGCGAGGCGCACGCCGAGCACCTGATGGCCCGGCTGCGCGAGCGCGGCTACCGCGTCCACGACTGA
- a CDS encoding AI-2E family transporter: protein MSQQHAPGSDRADDRSDLPGDEESRRRRLFAALGRSDEEDRLTERILSQWAQLRAERRVEPAFTTGPSNFSRAQVPWGLDLAAAWSWRLIVIATAGLGVLWLMRFFAVITLPIAISLLVAALASPLVSSLRRAGLPRGAATGLVMLLGIGTVALLLTYVGQQVAQGASDLADSVVTGLDQVRDWLRNGPLSVSDSQLDGYIEGVQGAITDSTGTDGMVTRVTEVGTAVGHVVAGFFIVLFSTYFFLADGKRIWAWMVRLAPRAARERIDASGQVAWVSLTQFVRATVLVAMADAIGIMLVAYFLQVPFVVAIGVLVFLGAFVPMIGATVAGSVAILVALVDQGPWTALLMLGGVILVQQVEGHILQPFLMGRFVSLHPLGVIVAIGCGVLVAGIAGALIAVPLAAAGNAVAQHLASYTSIGDDEPDDALDTDLATDGLPPDVVPDDDSPLAGPDAPDDDSGPRDRRPSDQHEDQP, encoded by the coding sequence GTGAGCCAGCAGCACGCGCCCGGCAGCGACCGGGCCGACGACCGGTCCGACCTCCCCGGGGACGAGGAGTCGCGCCGACGCCGGCTCTTCGCCGCCCTCGGTCGCAGCGACGAGGAGGACCGGCTGACCGAGCGGATCCTGTCGCAGTGGGCGCAGCTGCGCGCCGAGCGCAGGGTCGAGCCGGCCTTCACGACGGGGCCGTCCAACTTCAGCCGCGCCCAGGTGCCGTGGGGTCTCGACCTCGCCGCCGCGTGGTCGTGGCGGCTCATCGTCATCGCGACGGCGGGCCTCGGCGTGCTGTGGCTGATGCGCTTCTTCGCCGTCATCACCCTGCCCATCGCCATCTCGCTCCTCGTCGCCGCGCTGGCCTCGCCGCTGGTCAGCTCGCTGCGCCGGGCCGGCCTGCCGCGCGGGGCCGCGACCGGCCTCGTGATGCTGCTCGGCATCGGGACGGTCGCGCTGCTGCTCACCTACGTCGGCCAGCAGGTCGCCCAGGGCGCCAGCGACCTCGCCGACTCGGTCGTCACCGGCCTCGACCAGGTCCGCGACTGGCTGCGCAACGGCCCGCTCAGCGTCTCCGACTCCCAGCTCGACGGCTACATCGAGGGCGTGCAGGGGGCGATCACCGACAGCACCGGCACCGACGGCATGGTCACCCGCGTCACGGAGGTCGGGACCGCGGTCGGGCACGTGGTCGCGGGCTTCTTCATCGTGCTGTTCTCGACCTACTTCTTCCTCGCCGACGGCAAGCGCATCTGGGCGTGGATGGTGCGGCTCGCGCCGCGCGCCGCCCGCGAGCGGATCGACGCGTCCGGCCAGGTGGCCTGGGTGTCGCTCACCCAGTTCGTGCGGGCGACCGTGCTGGTGGCGATGGCCGACGCGATCGGCATCATGCTCGTCGCCTACTTCCTGCAGGTGCCCTTCGTCGTCGCGATCGGCGTGCTGGTCTTCCTCGGCGCGTTCGTGCCGATGATCGGTGCCACGGTCGCGGGCTCCGTCGCGATCCTGGTGGCGCTGGTGGACCAGGGCCCCTGGACGGCGCTGCTCATGCTCGGCGGCGTCATCCTCGTCCAGCAGGTCGAGGGCCACATCCTCCAGCCGTTCCTCATGGGCCGCTTCGTCTCGCTCCACCCGCTCGGCGTCATCGTGGCGATCGGGTGCGGCGTGCTCGTCGCGGGCATCGCGGGCGCGCTCATCGCCGTACCCCTCGCCGCCGCCGGCAACGCCGTCGCGCAGCACCTGGCGAGCTACACCTCGATCGGCGACGACGAGCCCGACGACGCGCTCGACACCGACCTGGCGACCGACGGCCTGCCACCCGACGTGGTGCCCGACGACGACAGCCCGCTGGCCGGCCCGGACGCGCCGGACGACGACTCCGGCCCCCGCGACCGCCGCCCCTCCGACCAGCACGAGGACCAGCCATGA
- a CDS encoding glutamate mutase L has translation MSVVLCVDFGSTFTKAAAVDVHTGDLLATASHPTTLPTTQPDGDGRGDVLDGYDACVAALVEQEPRAADADVLACSSAGGGLRVAVVGNEELVTAEAGRRVALSSGGKVVLVLSGGLDGAKLAELRAAEPDVVLLVGGTDGGNAEVLEGDAAFLAGVPWPGPVVVAGNVESQPVVRAALEESGTPHVLADNVVPRIGVLAPDSARRAIREIFLSHVIGGKHLSSRTDARGRSFTDLVRGATPDVVLTGVELLARGLDEQHRGAGDVVVVDVGGATTDVHSVVELDPEDSGLAREVVATTPVTRTVEGDLGMRWSAISTVEAAGRDDLSAAAVRRRAHPDLLPDDGADGDAEREADLEIAAAAVRIALERHAGRSKVVVSPEGRVVERSGKDLREVDLMVGSGGVLRHGGPDAVRRVLLPATGDAFEGGWQLPRDPVVVVDRDYVLAAAGLLAEEHPIAAHRLVSRLRSAGDG, from the coding sequence GTGAGCGTCGTCCTCTGCGTGGACTTCGGGTCGACGTTCACCAAGGCCGCCGCGGTCGACGTCCACACCGGCGACCTGCTCGCGACCGCGAGCCACCCCACGACCCTGCCCACGACCCAGCCCGACGGGGACGGGCGCGGCGACGTCCTCGACGGGTACGACGCCTGCGTGGCCGCCCTCGTCGAGCAGGAGCCGCGGGCCGCCGACGCCGACGTGCTCGCCTGCTCCAGCGCCGGCGGTGGCCTGCGGGTCGCAGTCGTGGGCAACGAGGAGCTGGTCACCGCCGAGGCCGGACGCCGTGTCGCGCTCTCCAGCGGCGGCAAGGTCGTCCTGGTGCTCTCCGGCGGCCTCGACGGGGCCAAGCTGGCCGAGCTGCGCGCCGCCGAGCCCGACGTGGTGCTCCTCGTCGGTGGCACCGACGGCGGCAACGCCGAGGTGCTCGAGGGTGACGCCGCCTTCCTCGCCGGGGTGCCGTGGCCGGGCCCGGTCGTCGTCGCGGGCAATGTCGAGTCCCAGCCCGTCGTCCGCGCCGCGCTCGAGGAGTCGGGGACCCCGCACGTCCTCGCCGACAACGTCGTGCCCCGGATCGGCGTGCTGGCCCCCGACAGCGCGCGCCGCGCGATCCGCGAGATCTTCCTCAGCCACGTCATCGGCGGCAAGCACCTCAGCAGCCGCACCGACGCGCGCGGCCGCTCCTTCACCGACCTGGTCCGCGGCGCGACGCCGGACGTCGTGCTGACCGGGGTCGAGCTCCTCGCCCGGGGCCTCGACGAGCAGCACCGCGGGGCCGGCGACGTGGTCGTCGTCGACGTCGGCGGCGCCACGACCGACGTGCACAGCGTCGTCGAGCTCGACCCCGAGGACAGCGGCCTGGCCCGCGAGGTGGTGGCCACCACGCCCGTGACCCGCACGGTGGAGGGCGACCTCGGCATGCGGTGGTCGGCGATCTCGACGGTGGAGGCCGCCGGTCGCGACGACCTGTCCGCGGCCGCCGTACGCCGTCGCGCGCACCCCGACCTGCTGCCCGACGACGGGGCTGACGGTGACGCCGAGCGGGAGGCCGACCTGGAGATCGCGGCCGCCGCCGTGCGGATCGCCCTCGAGCGCCACGCGGGCCGCAGCAAGGTGGTCGTGAGTCCCGAGGGCCGGGTCGTGGAGCGCAGCGGCAAGGACCTCCGCGAGGTCGACCTGATGGTGGGCTCGGGCGGCGTGCTGCGCCACGGCGGGCCCGACGCCGTACGCCGGGTGCTGCTGCCGGCGACGGGCGACGCCTTCGAGGGAGGGTGGCAGCTGCCGCGCGACCCGGTGGTGGTGGTCGACCGCGACTACGTGCTGGCGGCGGCCGGGCTCCTGGCCGAGGAGCACCCGATCGCGGCGCACCGCCTGGTCAGCCGACTGCGCTCGGCCGGTGATGGGTAG
- a CDS encoding DUF202 domain-containing protein, with amino-acid sequence MPEGPDVRFSLANERTFLAYQRTAVGLVAAALAVFHLLDPSWAQRLLGVLLIGAALVAAGGGWLRFRQADRAIRAGRELPVGSTVHVLAFAVVALVVVAGISVVV; translated from the coding sequence ATGCCCGAGGGTCCGGACGTCCGCTTCTCGCTGGCCAACGAACGGACCTTCCTCGCCTACCAGCGCACCGCCGTCGGCCTGGTCGCCGCAGCGCTGGCGGTGTTCCACCTGCTCGACCCGTCGTGGGCCCAGCGCCTGCTCGGCGTCCTGCTCATCGGTGCGGCGCTGGTCGCCGCCGGTGGCGGCTGGCTCCGCTTCCGGCAGGCCGACCGGGCGATCCGCGCCGGTCGTGAGCTGCCGGTCGGGAGCACGGTGCACGTCCTGGCGTTCGCGGTCGTGGCGCTCGTCGTCGTCGCCGGCATCTCGGTGGTCGTGTGA
- a CDS encoding cystathionine gamma-synthase, producing the protein MTQERANKAGFETRAIHAGYEPDEMTGAVIPPIYASSTYKQDGVGGLRGGYEYSRSANPTRTALEGALAAVEDGERGFSFASGLAAEDTIIRALTGAGGHVVIPDDAYGGTFRLFDKVAKVWGLDHTPAPVADTEAMAAAIVPGRTRLVWVETPTNPMLTIGDIEALAGVAHDAGALLVVDNTFASPYLQQPLTLGADVVVHSTTKYVGGHSDVVGGAVVVRDHELADKIAFHQNAMGAVSGPFDAFLTHRGLKTLGVRMDRHCDNAERVVEFLDGDPRVTEVIYPGLASHAGQEVASRQMKRFGGMVSFRVAGGVDRALAVCDRAEVFTLAESLGGIESLIEHPGRMTHASVAGTDLEVADDLVRLSVGIESIEDLVADLDRALG; encoded by the coding sequence GTGACCCAGGAACGCGCCAACAAGGCCGGGTTCGAGACGCGTGCGATCCACGCCGGCTACGAGCCCGACGAGATGACGGGGGCGGTCATCCCGCCCATCTACGCGAGCAGCACCTACAAGCAGGACGGCGTGGGCGGCCTGCGCGGCGGCTACGAGTACAGCCGCTCGGCCAACCCGACGCGTACGGCGCTCGAGGGCGCGCTCGCGGCCGTCGAGGACGGCGAGCGGGGGTTCTCCTTCGCCTCCGGCCTCGCCGCCGAGGACACGATCATCCGCGCGCTCACCGGCGCCGGCGGGCACGTCGTGATCCCCGACGACGCCTACGGCGGGACGTTCCGCCTCTTCGACAAGGTCGCCAAGGTCTGGGGCCTCGACCACACCCCGGCCCCGGTGGCCGACACCGAGGCGATGGCCGCCGCGATCGTCCCGGGCCGCACCCGGCTCGTGTGGGTGGAGACCCCCACCAACCCGATGCTCACCATCGGCGACATCGAGGCGCTCGCCGGCGTCGCCCACGACGCCGGCGCCCTGCTCGTCGTCGACAACACCTTCGCCTCGCCCTACCTCCAGCAGCCGCTCACGCTCGGCGCCGACGTGGTCGTCCACTCCACGACCAAGTACGTCGGTGGGCACAGCGACGTCGTCGGGGGAGCGGTCGTCGTGCGCGACCACGAGCTCGCCGACAAGATCGCGTTCCACCAGAACGCCATGGGCGCGGTGTCCGGCCCCTTCGACGCGTTCCTCACCCACCGCGGCCTCAAGACCCTCGGCGTGCGGATGGACCGCCACTGCGACAACGCGGAGCGGGTGGTCGAGTTCCTCGACGGCGACCCGCGGGTCACCGAGGTCATCTACCCCGGCCTGGCGTCGCACGCCGGCCAGGAGGTCGCGTCGCGCCAGATGAAGCGCTTCGGCGGGATGGTCTCGTTCCGCGTCGCCGGCGGTGTCGACCGGGCGCTCGCGGTGTGCGACCGCGCCGAGGTGTTCACGCTCGCCGAGTCCCTCGGCGGCATCGAGTCCCTCATCGAGCACCCTGGCCGGATGACCCACGCCAGCGTGGCGGGCACCGACCTCGAGGTGGCCGACGACTTGGTCCGGCTCAGCGTCGGCATCGAGAGCATCGAGGACCTGGTCGCGGACCTCGACCGAGCGCTGGGGTGA